In Gammaproteobacteria bacterium, one genomic interval encodes:
- a CDS encoding glycoside hydrolase family 16 protein → MKKFKLNYIALLCCASFSAYAAPCAFDAAKNCTVQRDILNDIGPNGLKYYASTNYDHRMSGEINVYDVNLVQPYVDSANKPGQIKFLANKINSGFWKSGEIMTRHNLHLAPFNSPVKSNTWTTKEIKHGYVEVVVKMPKCDTSTDGRCQAGTQPNSYQSGLWPAIWMMPTNDGNWPLNAEIDISEAYLRGTDYKTSTGAVHFNGNSPKCGGNDCVFQGYPFERSIAARELWKDFHTWGFEWEPDPASTKGGSIINGYFDNKKVWGPLRTDTLPADGPGALQRGFNDPNGGYYLIVNLALGGGYAGAPNAQMQTSSMYVQSVKSYTVNGDTPPSPPGDCKPPVNIQSMYSPDKKQITVAWMEPTNSAPIQNYQVADWNNRVMWKGAGPTIRVFQDQTLPGSNGNFVYFISTVCKESTSAAVKYSVNVTLKK, encoded by the coding sequence ATGAAAAAATTTAAATTGAACTATATCGCTTTATTATGCTGCGCAAGCTTTTCAGCTTATGCGGCACCTTGTGCATTTGATGCAGCAAAAAATTGTACCGTTCAACGAGATATTTTGAATGATATTGGACCCAACGGTTTAAAATATTATGCCTCCACCAATTATGACCATCGAATGTCGGGTGAAATTAATGTTTACGATGTGAACTTAGTGCAGCCTTATGTTGATAGCGCAAACAAGCCTGGCCAAATTAAGTTTTTAGCTAACAAAATTAACAGTGGTTTTTGGAAATCGGGCGAAATCATGACGCGGCACAACCTCCATCTCGCGCCTTTTAACTCACCGGTTAAATCAAACACATGGACGACGAAAGAAATTAAGCATGGTTATGTTGAAGTTGTAGTAAAAATGCCTAAATGCGATACCAGTACGGATGGAAGATGCCAAGCTGGTACGCAACCCAATAGTTACCAGAGCGGTTTGTGGCCCGCTATTTGGATGATGCCAACTAATGATGGCAATTGGCCTCTCAATGCTGAAATCGATATTTCCGAAGCTTACCTGCGGGGCACGGATTACAAAACCAGCACTGGCGCAGTTCACTTTAACGGAAATAGCCCCAAATGTGGTGGCAATGATTGCGTCTTCCAAGGGTATCCTTTCGAACGGTCTATCGCCGCGCGTGAGCTTTGGAAGGATTTCCATACCTGGGGATTTGAGTGGGAACCCGATCCTGCCAGCACTAAAGGTGGCTCTATTATCAACGGCTATTTTGATAATAAAAAAGTTTGGGGACCGCTACGAACTGATACTTTGCCAGCAGATGGCCCCGGCGCTTTACAACGTGGTTTTAATGATCCCAATGGCGGTTATTACTTAATTGTGAACCTTGCATTAGGGGGCGGTTATGCGGGGGCGCCTAATGCACAAATGCAAACTTCTAGCATGTATGTGCAAAGTGTTAAATCGTACACGGTCAATGGTGATACACCTCCTTCCCCCCCAGGCGATTGCAAACCACCCGTTAACATTCAATCAATGTATTCGCCGGATAAAAAGCAAATTACTGTAGCTTGGATGGAACCTACTAACAGTGCGCCGATTCAAAACTATCAAGTTGCGGATTGGAACAATCGTGTTATGTGGAAAGGTGCGGGTCCAACGATTCGGGTCTTCCAAGATCAAACTTTGCCAGGATCCAATGGTAACTTCGTCTATTTCATTTCCACGGTTTGTAAAGAAAGTACATCAGCTGCCGTTAAATATTCAGTCAATGTTACTTTAAAGAAGTAA
- a CDS encoding outer membrane protein transport protein, whose protein sequence is MKKFKLRALSYAALLIPIVSFANYRVPSENVELLEDAMSGSAAIAIDASTNFFNPAGLTRLPKPQVLAAGRISRIDSMFSGTSVGMSGTARSKINGIIPAMHYAMPVYANTFFGLSVTSPFGSITEYPNDSVLRFISTRSLLQVIDIGPSLAYRFNRHFSLGAGPDAQHGRIVANSFFPPSPFVPSSPLRSWGDDWAFGWHAGALYEFNDFTRLGVNYRSQVRHRFEGQSSYLGVPNNNNLNITLPLPAITSLSLYHAFNATWAMMATMDYTQWDIVKNIVARNSAVASILVVPQNLHNTIRYALGGEYHYQSQWIFRTGLSYDPTPQNGRDRNVTLPVGNSIIFGIGGHYQWKPTLGMDLGYVHVFAKNAPINNTLLGLTTVGNVHTSINVVGMSVTWDLA, encoded by the coding sequence ATGAAAAAATTTAAACTTCGCGCTCTATCTTATGCCGCCCTTTTGATTCCTATTGTTAGCTTTGCTAATTATCGCGTTCCTTCTGAAAATGTCGAATTACTTGAAGATGCCATGTCAGGTAGTGCCGCAATTGCAATTGATGCCAGTACAAACTTTTTTAATCCGGCGGGTTTAACGCGCCTACCCAAACCTCAAGTTTTAGCCGCTGGGCGGATCAGCCGAATCGATTCCATGTTTTCAGGGACTAGCGTTGGTATGAGTGGAACGGCGCGAAGTAAGATTAATGGCATTATTCCCGCAATGCATTATGCCATGCCGGTTTATGCCAATACTTTTTTTGGGTTGAGTGTCACCTCTCCCTTTGGCTCCATTACGGAATACCCAAATGATTCGGTGCTACGATTTATCTCGACACGCAGCTTGCTTCAAGTCATCGATATTGGTCCAAGTCTTGCGTATCGTTTTAATCGCCACTTTTCATTGGGAGCAGGACCCGATGCGCAACACGGTCGCATTGTAGCCAATAGCTTCTTCCCGCCGTCTCCGTTTGTCCCTAGCTCCCCACTCAGATCCTGGGGCGATGATTGGGCTTTTGGATGGCACGCCGGTGCACTTTATGAATTTAACGATTTTACCCGTCTGGGTGTCAATTATCGCTCACAAGTTAGGCATCGTTTCGAAGGTCAAAGTAGTTATCTAGGCGTCCCTAACAATAACAATCTAAATATTACACTTCCCCTGCCTGCGATCACGTCTTTAAGTTTATATCATGCCTTTAATGCGACGTGGGCGATGATGGCAACCATGGATTATACGCAATGGGATATTGTCAAAAATATCGTAGCACGCAATAGTGCCGTTGCCAGTATTTTAGTTGTACCACAAAATTTACATAATACGATCCGCTATGCTTTGGGCGGGGAATATCATTATCAATCTCAATGGATTTTCAGAACAGGTTTAAGTTACGACCCAACACCACAGAATGGACGGGATCGTAATGTAACGCTGCCTGTTGGTAACAGCATTATTTTTGGTATTGGTGGTCATTATCAATGGAAACCGACTTTGGGGATGGATTTAGGTTATGTCCATGTCTTTGCAAAAAATGCGCCGATCAACAATACCCTACTCGGCTTAACTACGGTGGGTAACGTGCATACTTCCATCAATGTTGTGGGAATGTCTGTAACTTGGGATCTTGCTTAA
- a CDS encoding ankyrin repeat domain-containing protein, whose amino-acid sequence MNSVEDILKIANWAVTQTRTIIPYCGNLPDRFNQLKHRKLWVSLERREPQNAKEKQFLKEMLNWRLDLSSDVNREDLEKVDYYIETYQDFYSLNDLSKEAQRMTHRSKSAKSKGRTSLESLEKTAKQALKWEVGNCGETSAFAQLLLMEYPAEGLPGLPALQNSVSIERINLKAEDHVFLILNRDPKSDLSNPESWKPDTIICDPWEKKVRTIAMILAELTTPNDLLAFKNRFLSAKNCSPDNLFSIGEVYNRPCHSNHWQNKVNSQKYWCPQKLLEVKNRNNFPENLPIKTRDPFTAVHDSQSMEKVLERLHIETTLGCFSGVFELSDLNDLFQSLADLFIQNKSALEKAIHITFYHLAQSYEVIWHKEAWKVRTQKIFETVPHTEMGLYFYDGLKGVHDKKPFIFTVELQGPEDPDLIALLQPVVTKYSLENISPEHAKAQDSEGVGLLHLAAQGGDLKSVKILIAKGAELLITTTNNMTPLDCALTFDHVHIVEYLLAGYRQRNHPIADSVILSPLRYDDAELLQLFLTHGYYPTLHSIVWEFHHLKDNCLEVFKENGFKFNETIVLDEKAFQDLVAQLAITDFVDMEEVEAMSEGKISIAMERLLDWLMVKCDFEYSKEKLFSVEFLLLNNSSFQKFITTADELKEILVETDLRNFRLLKKEINNVVRYLFYHAVEFLKNGELTVDNLIEMLHFYLDLVKRNPDILPMMFQVKDNQIKILGQLARNFKSGFKIHFNTMMGKLDQDLYWQCLDFANLIGIPQMELNYHIIVWLHAASKDLSVHDYVKNIADFYNGFDYETRTLELHHSIRAAIKKVCVDQNISFAQTFEIYNKLVSPQDEICHNNKRAREDQAPEQNKRYEIINFSHAPARLFSPAVLEPNGDPYRDSGNPYRKIPTL is encoded by the coding sequence ATGAATTCTGTTGAAGATATTCTAAAAATTGCAAATTGGGCAGTAACCCAAACGCGGACAATCATTCCCTATTGCGGCAATTTACCGGATCGGTTTAATCAACTCAAACATCGTAAACTTTGGGTTTCTTTAGAGCGTCGCGAACCGCAAAATGCAAAGGAGAAACAATTTTTAAAGGAAATGCTCAACTGGCGACTTGATCTTTCATCTGATGTTAATCGCGAGGATTTGGAAAAGGTCGATTACTATATAGAAACATACCAGGACTTTTATAGCCTTAATGATTTAAGTAAGGAAGCCCAGAGGATGACGCACCGTTCAAAAAGTGCTAAGTCTAAAGGAAGGACTTCACTTGAAAGCCTAGAAAAAACGGCAAAACAAGCCCTGAAGTGGGAAGTAGGCAATTGTGGTGAAACAAGTGCCTTTGCACAACTTTTATTAATGGAATACCCCGCTGAAGGCTTACCTGGACTCCCAGCATTACAAAATTCAGTTTCAATTGAGCGCATCAATTTAAAAGCCGAAGACCATGTTTTTTTAATATTGAATCGAGATCCAAAGTCTGACTTATCGAATCCGGAGTCATGGAAACCAGATACTATCATTTGCGATCCATGGGAGAAAAAAGTTCGAACTATTGCAATGATTTTAGCTGAATTAACAACTCCCAATGACTTACTTGCTTTTAAAAATCGGTTTTTAAGTGCTAAAAATTGTTCTCCCGATAACCTTTTTTCTATCGGGGAAGTTTATAATCGCCCTTGCCACTCTAATCATTGGCAGAATAAGGTCAACAGTCAAAAGTATTGGTGTCCGCAAAAGCTTCTCGAAGTAAAGAATCGAAACAATTTTCCTGAAAACTTACCCATAAAAACCCGAGATCCTTTTACAGCTGTTCATGATAGTCAATCGATGGAGAAAGTATTGGAGCGCCTGCATATCGAGACCACGCTAGGTTGTTTTTCGGGGGTGTTTGAACTCAGTGATTTAAACGATTTATTTCAGTCCCTCGCTGATTTATTTATACAAAATAAATCAGCGCTAGAAAAAGCCATACACATTACTTTCTACCATTTAGCACAATCTTATGAAGTTATTTGGCATAAAGAAGCGTGGAAAGTTAGAACACAGAAAATATTTGAGACGGTTCCACATACTGAGATGGGGTTGTACTTTTATGATGGTCTCAAAGGTGTTCACGATAAAAAACCATTTATTTTCACTGTAGAGTTGCAGGGACCAGAGGATCCAGATTTGATTGCGCTTTTGCAACCGGTGGTTACAAAATACTCCCTTGAAAATATTTCGCCTGAGCATGCTAAGGCCCAAGATAGCGAAGGTGTAGGTTTGCTCCATCTCGCAGCTCAAGGTGGCGATCTTAAAAGTGTTAAAATTTTAATAGCCAAAGGCGCAGAATTACTCATTACAACGACGAATAATATGACACCACTTGATTGCGCCTTAACTTTTGATCACGTTCATATCGTTGAATATCTTTTAGCCGGCTACCGACAAAGAAATCACCCCATTGCAGATAGCGTGATTTTATCACCACTTCGTTATGATGATGCCGAATTATTGCAATTATTTTTAACTCATGGCTATTACCCAACCTTGCATAGCATCGTGTGGGAATTTCATCATTTGAAAGATAACTGCCTTGAAGTTTTTAAAGAAAATGGTTTTAAGTTCAACGAAACAATTGTTTTAGATGAAAAAGCATTTCAAGATTTGGTGGCACAATTAGCAATTACAGATTTTGTGGACATGGAAGAAGTAGAAGCTATGAGTGAAGGCAAAATTTCAATAGCTATGGAACGTCTATTAGATTGGCTGATGGTAAAGTGTGATTTCGAATATTCCAAAGAAAAACTTTTTTCGGTTGAATTCCTATTATTAAACAATTCAAGTTTTCAAAAATTTATCACTACCGCAGATGAATTGAAGGAGATATTGGTAGAGACGGATTTGAGAAATTTTCGTTTATTAAAAAAAGAAATAAACAATGTTGTCCGTTATTTATTTTATCATGCTGTAGAATTTTTAAAGAATGGCGAGCTTACTGTAGATAACCTTATTGAAATGTTACATTTTTATTTGGATTTGGTTAAACGCAACCCGGATATCCTCCCTATGATGTTTCAAGTAAAAGACAATCAAATAAAAATATTAGGACAATTAGCACGTAATTTTAAAAGCGGCTTCAAAATTCATTTCAACACAATGATGGGTAAACTAGATCAAGACTTATATTGGCAGTGTTTAGATTTCGCTAATCTTATTGGCATTCCTCAAATGGAACTTAATTATCATATTATTGTTTGGCTGCATGCTGCGTCGAAAGATTTATCAGTTCATGATTATGTAAAAAATATCGCGGATTTTTACAATGGATTTGATTACGAAACAAGAACCCTAGAGCTTCATCATTCTATAAGGGCTGCCATTAAAAAGGTGTGTGTGGATCAAAATATTTCTTTTGCTCAAACTTTCGAAATTTATAATAAGTTAGTTTCACCCCAAGATGAAATTTGTCATAACAACAAGAGAGCCCGCGAAGATCAAGCACCAGAGCAAAACAAGCGGTATGAAATTATTAATTTTAGTCATGCACCCGCAAGATTATTTTCACCCGCCGTGCTTGAGCCAAATGGAGATCCATATCGTGATAGTGGAAATCCATACCGTAAAATCCCCACGCTCTAA
- a CDS encoding AAA family ATPase, giving the protein MVELTGFSSIDMIKKDEKTALYRAERSHDHKLVIFKTLLAPHPNVTDLRSLQDEYELLCRLPSNDVPRPLELIQNGEQAALILEDSGDVLLSGLIHKKPLNIKEFLELAIILTRTIGDLHERGIIHKDIKPNNILVNLERHTARLIDFDLVMLLPRQTQGVTNPDLLEGSLAYMSPEQTGRMNRSIDYRTDFYSLGITFYEMLVSRLPFKAPDALGMVHAHIAKKPIPLSQLNPHIPEMLDAIVLKLMSKIPEERYQSAHGLKADLEKCLMLWIETQTIPHFELGLEDTSGTFSISKKLYGREKELAILLKSYEQVSAGDSMLLLVTGYAGVGKSTLMSELHKPVIAKRGYSCNGKFDEFQQNVPYSALINALENLINQILTESEENISRWRIEFQKALGENAGVITKLIPALELIIGEQPASSTMEAAEAEKHFYWVMRNFIQVFARKEHPLVIYLDDMQWASSSSLQLISHLLKSKIHYLMIVGAYRDNEVTHNHPLKLALTELQEDYRNILTLNLMPLSLTNVENLIADTLDQNIISVKQLAKICYEKTDGNPFFLNQLLSLLNEEGFIEFDSTTNSWKWDIERITTHPVTTNVVELMIKKLTRLPEETKKILQLASCIGNSFDIKSLSTILNLSKERVTEMLWPALFEGYATAYDDSLFKKSDPSYQLCYQFVHDRIRQATYLTMDTDEKKIFHKKIGYYLLETTRAQVVENKIFEIVNHLNFSMDLLNKPEERLQLANLNFSAGQKALESVAFTQSLKHLKKAITLLPEHTWQNHYKLTQSLYTLAAEIAYITNQTVLMERYAKVALARATNALDKAKIYEIKTDAYTKTDQCFKAIHAARLGLRELGLKLPKKMLSFAISKELLYLNFLIFNKSEEDIVSLPTLQNEKIAQALRLLVRVMPSAQSKSVELLAYVSLKTVTLSIRYGNTAISAVAYMMCTLIFWRIGNFKKSKMFSAVALQIADRFHAKREKGITLFTAGAFLQPWFGHLRKSEPLLLESYKISLDTGEISYVGYNAFFYCLFKFWSGYELSETIEETKQFLEAVLPFKQNIPIPSMQLTLQMLENLHDVKDDPTDFTGSYMDEKTWLTDFGSANKLQITAYYFLKLYFNYLFGHHAKALIYEQHVQIDNFTGMYSFAMYHMYGALNRLALYNDASPKEKKSSWKKIKYNLKRLKKWSEYSPDNFLSKYYLVAAEFARIKGHDEDAISYYDQSIELAQKNKFVQEEALANELAAKFYLAKKNKKLAKLYMQEAYYAYQRWGCKPKLQQLEHLFPDLILSIIANDIAAPQRQALDVSTILKISQVISKEVVLEKLVKKTLKIMIENMGADRCVLLLESDKELFIEGEYLVGKKARVLNSIPYTEYENIPSSIIDYVKRTKQIVSIPNVDKDQLFSRDSYIILSKPKSILCSPILQHGALQGVFYFENRLTMDAFTPSRIELLKSMSAQIAISIENARLYSSFERFVPQQFLNLLEKRNVMDVKLGDSIQKSISILFMDIAGFTSMSERLQPGEVFSFMNTYLSYMEPIIANKGGFIDKYLGDGIMALFPQSADDALRAAILLQQALIDYNHQQLVQKESKILARIGVNTGETILGMLGSQHRIDGSVIGDAVNAASRIMDLNQLYGTSILISEHTRLGLDNPKAYPLRLIDQVKVKGKLEILPVWQVLVNTPAEVIPELIALYQSAREAYVQGDLTGAELKFSACLLLYPEDSVSQYFIKRCQNYIARGLPEEWDGVTTLTHK; this is encoded by the coding sequence GTGGTTGAATTAACTGGATTTTCCTCGATTGACATGATTAAGAAGGATGAGAAAACTGCACTCTATCGCGCGGAACGCAGTCATGATCATAAGCTTGTTATATTCAAGACTTTGCTGGCCCCCCATCCGAATGTCACTGATTTGCGGTCTTTGCAAGATGAATATGAATTGCTGTGTAGACTCCCCAGTAATGATGTTCCAAGGCCCCTAGAATTGATACAAAATGGTGAGCAAGCCGCACTCATCCTAGAAGACAGCGGGGATGTGTTGTTGAGTGGATTAATTCATAAAAAGCCACTCAACATTAAAGAATTTCTAGAATTGGCAATCATCCTTACGAGAACCATTGGCGATTTACATGAACGTGGCATCATTCATAAAGATATTAAGCCTAACAATATTCTTGTAAATTTAGAAAGACATACCGCGAGATTAATTGATTTTGATTTAGTGATGTTATTGCCGCGCCAGACACAAGGTGTCACTAATCCTGATTTGCTTGAAGGTTCGCTCGCATACATGTCTCCTGAGCAAACGGGAAGAATGAATCGTAGTATTGATTATCGAACTGACTTCTATTCCTTAGGCATTACCTTTTATGAAATGTTAGTTTCACGATTACCTTTTAAAGCACCCGATGCTTTAGGGATGGTCCATGCACACATCGCAAAGAAACCCATACCGCTTTCACAATTGAATCCTCATATTCCTGAAATGCTAGATGCAATTGTTTTGAAGCTCATGTCCAAAATTCCTGAAGAACGTTATCAAAGTGCGCATGGCTTAAAAGCTGATTTAGAAAAATGTTTAATGTTATGGATAGAGACACAAACAATTCCTCATTTTGAATTAGGGCTAGAAGATACTTCAGGTACTTTTAGTATTTCGAAAAAATTATATGGTCGTGAGAAAGAGTTAGCAATCTTATTAAAATCCTATGAACAAGTGAGTGCTGGTGATTCTATGCTCCTGCTGGTAACCGGTTATGCAGGTGTCGGAAAATCAACCCTCATGAGTGAACTCCATAAACCTGTTATCGCTAAACGTGGATATAGTTGTAACGGTAAGTTTGATGAATTTCAGCAAAATGTGCCTTACAGTGCGTTGATTAATGCTTTAGAGAATTTGATAAATCAAATACTGACGGAATCCGAAGAAAATATTAGCCGTTGGCGAATCGAGTTTCAAAAAGCATTGGGTGAAAATGCTGGCGTTATTACCAAATTAATCCCTGCCCTTGAATTAATAATTGGCGAGCAACCTGCTTCTTCTACGATGGAAGCTGCAGAAGCTGAAAAACATTTTTACTGGGTCATGAGAAATTTTATACAAGTATTTGCTCGTAAAGAACATCCTTTGGTTATTTATCTTGACGATATGCAGTGGGCAAGCTCATCTTCTTTGCAATTAATTTCTCACTTATTAAAATCAAAAATCCATTATTTAATGATTGTTGGTGCATATCGTGATAATGAAGTAACGCATAACCATCCCTTAAAACTTGCCCTAACTGAATTGCAAGAAGATTATCGTAATATTTTAACATTGAATCTTATGCCATTATCACTAACCAATGTTGAAAATCTTATTGCGGACACGTTAGATCAAAATATTATTTCAGTGAAGCAATTGGCAAAGATTTGTTATGAAAAAACCGATGGTAATCCCTTTTTTCTCAATCAACTTTTGTCGCTTTTAAATGAAGAAGGCTTTATTGAATTTGATTCAACAACCAATTCTTGGAAATGGGATATTGAGAGAATTACCACGCATCCCGTAACGACGAATGTTGTTGAGCTCATGATTAAGAAATTAACGCGATTGCCCGAAGAAACTAAAAAAATATTGCAATTAGCATCTTGTATAGGTAATTCCTTTGATATTAAATCTTTATCAACTATTTTGAACTTAAGTAAAGAGCGTGTAACTGAAATGCTTTGGCCTGCCTTATTTGAAGGGTATGCAACAGCTTACGACGATAGTTTATTTAAGAAGTCAGATCCCTCATATCAATTGTGTTATCAATTTGTTCATGATCGAATTCGTCAAGCAACTTACTTGACGATGGATACAGATGAAAAAAAGATTTTTCATAAGAAAATTGGTTACTATTTGTTGGAAACGACGAGAGCACAAGTTGTAGAAAATAAAATTTTTGAAATTGTTAATCATTTAAATTTTTCAATGGATTTGCTCAATAAGCCTGAGGAAAGATTGCAACTTGCCAATTTAAATTTTTCTGCTGGACAAAAAGCTTTAGAGTCTGTGGCATTTACGCAAAGTTTAAAGCATCTCAAAAAAGCAATTACGTTATTACCTGAGCACACCTGGCAAAATCATTATAAATTGACACAGTCACTTTATACGTTAGCTGCAGAAATAGCCTACATTACCAATCAAACAGTATTGATGGAACGGTATGCGAAGGTTGCCCTGGCGCGCGCAACGAATGCACTTGATAAAGCTAAAATTTACGAAATTAAAACAGATGCTTATACTAAAACGGATCAATGCTTTAAAGCAATTCATGCGGCACGTCTAGGATTACGTGAATTAGGATTGAAACTGCCTAAAAAAATGCTTTCCTTTGCTATCAGTAAAGAGCTTTTGTACCTTAATTTTTTAATATTTAATAAATCAGAAGAGGATATTGTTTCCCTTCCCACACTTCAGAATGAAAAAATTGCGCAAGCTCTTCGTCTTTTAGTAAGGGTTATGCCTTCAGCCCAATCGAAATCTGTGGAACTTTTAGCATACGTTTCTTTAAAGACCGTTACCTTGTCGATTCGCTACGGTAACACAGCGATCAGTGCTGTTGCCTATATGATGTGTACACTTATTTTTTGGCGCATCGGTAATTTTAAAAAATCAAAAATGTTTAGTGCCGTTGCTTTACAGATAGCGGACCGGTTTCATGCCAAGCGGGAAAAAGGCATTACTTTGTTCACTGCCGGCGCTTTTTTACAACCTTGGTTTGGACATCTAAGAAAAAGCGAGCCGTTATTATTGGAATCTTATAAAATTTCTCTTGATACAGGTGAGATATCCTATGTTGGTTATAACGCTTTTTTTTATTGCCTCTTTAAATTCTGGAGTGGGTATGAATTAAGTGAAACGATTGAAGAAACAAAGCAATTTTTGGAAGCGGTGCTTCCTTTTAAGCAAAACATTCCTATTCCATCCATGCAACTTACTTTGCAGATGTTAGAGAATCTCCATGATGTTAAGGACGATCCCACTGACTTTACCGGTTCTTACATGGATGAGAAAACTTGGTTAACTGACTTTGGGTCGGCAAATAAATTACAAATTACTGCTTATTACTTTCTCAAACTTTATTTCAATTATTTGTTTGGTCACCATGCCAAAGCGCTTATCTACGAACAACATGTCCAAATTGATAATTTCACCGGTATGTATTCTTTTGCTATGTACCATATGTACGGTGCTTTAAACCGTTTGGCTTTATATAATGATGCATCACCAAAAGAAAAAAAATCATCTTGGAAAAAAATTAAATATAATTTAAAGCGCCTAAAGAAATGGTCAGAGTATTCACCTGATAATTTTTTAAGCAAATATTATTTGGTGGCGGCTGAATTTGCGCGTATAAAAGGTCATGATGAAGATGCAATAAGTTATTATGACCAATCCATTGAGCTTGCCCAAAAAAATAAATTTGTTCAGGAAGAAGCTTTAGCCAATGAGCTTGCTGCTAAATTTTATTTAGCCAAGAAAAATAAAAAATTAGCTAAACTCTATATGCAAGAAGCGTATTATGCGTATCAACGCTGGGGTTGTAAGCCGAAATTGCAACAATTAGAACATTTATTTCCTGACTTGATTTTAAGTATCATAGCGAACGACATTGCGGCGCCACAACGCCAAGCTTTAGATGTAAGTACCATTTTAAAAATTTCTCAAGTCATTTCAAAAGAAGTCGTGTTAGAAAAGTTGGTGAAGAAAACACTTAAAATAATGATAGAAAACATGGGTGCTGATCGTTGCGTATTATTATTAGAAAGTGATAAAGAACTCTTTATCGAAGGTGAATACCTTGTTGGTAAGAAAGCCCGTGTTTTAAACTCCATCCCTTATACAGAGTATGAAAATATTCCTAGCTCCATTATTGATTATGTTAAACGTACTAAACAAATTGTTTCTATCCCGAATGTAGATAAAGACCAGTTATTTAGTCGTGACTCTTACATTATTTTATCCAAACCAAAATCCATTTTATGTTCGCCCATCCTCCAACATGGTGCTTTACAAGGCGTGTTTTATTTTGAAAATCGATTGACCATGGATGCTTTTACGCCTAGCCGGATTGAATTATTAAAATCTATGTCCGCGCAAATTGCCATTTCGATTGAAAACGCTCGACTTTACAGTTCATTTGAACGATTTGTACCACAACAATTTTTAAATCTTTTAGAAAAACGCAATGTTATGGATGTGAAGTTAGGAGATTCTATACAAAAATCCATCTCTATTTTATTTATGGATATTGCTGGATTTACATCTATGTCTGAGCGTTTACAACCCGGTGAAGTTTTCAGCTTTATGAATACTTACTTGAGTTACATGGAACCGATTATTGCCAATAAAGGCGGCTTCATCGATAAATATTTAGGCGACGGTATTATGGCTTTATTTCCTCAATCAGCTGATGATGCCTTGCGTGCAGCGATTTTACTTCAACAAGCGCTGATTGATTATAACCATCAGCAATTAGTCCAAAAGGAGAGTAAAATTCTGGCCCGAATTGGCGTAAATACGGGTGAAACGATTTTGGGAATGCTAGGGAGTCAGCATCGTATTGATGGGTCAGTTATTGGCGATGCAGTTAATGCTGCTTCTCGTATTATGGATTTAAACCAATTATACGGCACTTCTATTTTAATAAGTGAGCACACGCGTTTAGGCTTAGATAATCCGAAGGCCTATCCACTACGTTTGATTGATCAAGTTAAAGTAAAAGGGAAGCTTGAAATTTTACCCGTTTGGCAAGTTTTAGTTAATACACCTGCAGAAGTTATTCCTGAACTGATTGCGTTGTATCAATCGGCGCGTGAGGCATATGTTCAAGGTGATTTAACGGGAGCGGAGCTTAAATTTTCTGCTTGCTTATTACTCTATCCCGAGGACAGCGTAAGCCAATATTTTATTAAGCGTTGCCAGAATTACATTGCACGAGGGTTACCGGAAGAGTGGGACGGTGTGACGACTTTAACGCATAAGTAA